In Sorghum bicolor cultivar BTx623 chromosome 10, Sorghum_bicolor_NCBIv3, whole genome shotgun sequence, one genomic interval encodes:
- the LOC8078249 gene encoding sodium/hydrogen exchanger 4 isoform X1: protein MAAALWETLLAASAADGTGGSSTTVVSICVFTAVLCLCLVAGHLLEENKWVNESITALIIGCIVGAIIFLLTEGKHSHILRFDEQLFFIYVLPPIIFNAGFQVKKKQFFHNFMTIMSFGVFGVFISGAIVSAGCYWLFPKVGFGKLDAVDYLALGAIFSSTDTVCTLQVINQDETPRLYSLVFGEGVVNDATAVVLFNAIKNLDISQLKGGVVLKLIADFLYLFATSTIIGISIGLATAYVLKALYFGRHSTDREVALMALMAYLSYMLAELLELSGILTVFFCGIVMSHYAWHNVTESSRITTKHIFATLSFIAETFIFLYVGMDALDVDKWKTSKESFKTSIGIFGIVVLLILLGRVAFVFPVSILSNILSGSSERTPITFKHQVVIWWAGLMRGAVSIALAYNQFTFSGVTSDPVHATIITSTIIVVFFTTLVFGFLTRPLISAMLPHQSRALSRGHSTGSNSPKDDDLALPFLSSDEGASGSGIVLEQAKRSLSMMLERPVHTVHVYWRKFDDRFMRPIFGGPQSY, encoded by the exons ATGGCGGCGGCGTTGTGGGAGACGCTGCTGGCGGCATCGGCGGCGGATGGGACCGGTGGGAGCAGCACCACGGTGGTGTCCATCTGCGTGTTCACGGCGGTGCTGTGCCTGtgcctcgtcgccggccacctCCTCGAGGAGAACAAGTGGGTCAACGAGTCCATCACCGCCCTCATCATC GGGTGCATCGTAGGAGCCATCATATTTCTGCTCACCGAAGGGAAGCACTCGCACATCCTGAGGTTCGACGAGCAGCTCTTCTTTATCTACGTGCTTCCACCGATAATCTTCAATGCCGG GTTTCAGGTCAAGAAGAAGCAGTTCTTCCACAACTTCATGACCATCATGTCCTTCGGCGTGTTCGGCGTTTTCATTTCAGGTGCAATAGTTTCGGCAG GCTGCTATTGGCTCTTCCCGAAAGTCGGATTTGGAAAACTTGATGCGGTAGATTATTTAG CACTGGGAGCAATATTTTCTTCGACAGATACCGTGTGCACATTGCAG GTCATAAACCAAGACGAGACACCAAGGCTGTACAGCTTGGTGTTTGGAGAAGGAGTTGTCAACGATGCAACAGCAGTTGTTCTTTTCAATGCTATCAAGAATCTCGATATCAGTCAGCTCAAAGGTGGGGTTGTGCTAAAACTGATAGCTGACTTCCTCTATCTCTTCGCAACCAGCACGATCATCGGAATCTCA ATCGGTCTAGCGACTGCATATGTTCTCAAAGCTCTGTATTTTGGTAG GCATTCGACTGATCGAGAGGTTGCCTTGATGGCTCTCATGGCTTATTTATCATATATGCTGGCAGAG TTGCTAGAGCTGAGTGGAATTTTGACCGTGTTCTTTTGCGGGATTGTCATGTCCCACTATGCATGGCACAACGTGACAGAGAGCTCAAGAATCACAACAAA gcatatatttgcaacattgtCTTTCATTGCTGAGACGTTCATCTTTCTTTATGTTGGTATGGATGCTCTTGACGTTGATAAGTGGAAGACATCAAAGGAAAG CTTTAAGacatccatcggcatctttggcatCGTCGTATTACTCATATTACTGGGACGAGTGGCATTTGTTTTTCCTGTGTCCATTTTGTCAAATATCCTGAGTGGAAGTTCTGAGAGGACCCCAATCACATTCAAGCACCAG GTGGTTATTTGGTGGGCTGGGCTCATGAGAGGCGCCGTTTCGATTGCACTAGCATACAATCAG TTCACATTTTCAGGTGTAACATCGGATCCAGTTCATGCCACCATCATCACCAGCACAATCATTGTTGTATTTTTCACCACTCTG GTGTTTGGCTTCCTGACCAGGCCTCTCATTAGTGCCATGCTCCCGCATCAGTCGAGGGCGCTGTCCAGAGGCCATAGCACCGGCAGCAACTCCCCAAAGGATGACGACTTGGCCCTGCCGTTTCTCTCGTCTGACGAAGGCGCGTCTGGCAGCGGTATTGTCTTGGAGCAGGCCAAAAGGAGCTTATCTATGATGCTGGAGAGGCCTGTCCACACGGTTCACGTCTACTGGAGGAAGTTCGATGATAGGTTCATGAGGCCAATCTTTGGTGGACCGCAGTCATACTGA
- the LOC8078249 gene encoding sodium/hydrogen exchanger 4 isoform X2 — MLGPLARFQVKKKQFFHNFMTIMSFGVFGVFISGAIVSAGCYWLFPKVGFGKLDAVDYLALGAIFSSTDTVCTLQVINQDETPRLYSLVFGEGVVNDATAVVLFNAIKNLDISQLKGGVVLKLIADFLYLFATSTIIGISIGLATAYVLKALYFGRHSTDREVALMALMAYLSYMLAELLELSGILTVFFCGIVMSHYAWHNVTESSRITTKHIFATLSFIAETFIFLYVGMDALDVDKWKTSKESFKTSIGIFGIVVLLILLGRVAFVFPVSILSNILSGSSERTPITFKHQVVIWWAGLMRGAVSIALAYNQFTFSGVTSDPVHATIITSTIIVVFFTTLVFGFLTRPLISAMLPHQSRALSRGHSTGSNSPKDDDLALPFLSSDEGASGSGIVLEQAKRSLSMMLERPVHTVHVYWRKFDDRFMRPIFGGPQSY; from the exons ATGCTTGGTCCACTTGCAAG GTTTCAGGTCAAGAAGAAGCAGTTCTTCCACAACTTCATGACCATCATGTCCTTCGGCGTGTTCGGCGTTTTCATTTCAGGTGCAATAGTTTCGGCAG GCTGCTATTGGCTCTTCCCGAAAGTCGGATTTGGAAAACTTGATGCGGTAGATTATTTAG CACTGGGAGCAATATTTTCTTCGACAGATACCGTGTGCACATTGCAG GTCATAAACCAAGACGAGACACCAAGGCTGTACAGCTTGGTGTTTGGAGAAGGAGTTGTCAACGATGCAACAGCAGTTGTTCTTTTCAATGCTATCAAGAATCTCGATATCAGTCAGCTCAAAGGTGGGGTTGTGCTAAAACTGATAGCTGACTTCCTCTATCTCTTCGCAACCAGCACGATCATCGGAATCTCA ATCGGTCTAGCGACTGCATATGTTCTCAAAGCTCTGTATTTTGGTAG GCATTCGACTGATCGAGAGGTTGCCTTGATGGCTCTCATGGCTTATTTATCATATATGCTGGCAGAG TTGCTAGAGCTGAGTGGAATTTTGACCGTGTTCTTTTGCGGGATTGTCATGTCCCACTATGCATGGCACAACGTGACAGAGAGCTCAAGAATCACAACAAA gcatatatttgcaacattgtCTTTCATTGCTGAGACGTTCATCTTTCTTTATGTTGGTATGGATGCTCTTGACGTTGATAAGTGGAAGACATCAAAGGAAAG CTTTAAGacatccatcggcatctttggcatCGTCGTATTACTCATATTACTGGGACGAGTGGCATTTGTTTTTCCTGTGTCCATTTTGTCAAATATCCTGAGTGGAAGTTCTGAGAGGACCCCAATCACATTCAAGCACCAG GTGGTTATTTGGTGGGCTGGGCTCATGAGAGGCGCCGTTTCGATTGCACTAGCATACAATCAG TTCACATTTTCAGGTGTAACATCGGATCCAGTTCATGCCACCATCATCACCAGCACAATCATTGTTGTATTTTTCACCACTCTG GTGTTTGGCTTCCTGACCAGGCCTCTCATTAGTGCCATGCTCCCGCATCAGTCGAGGGCGCTGTCCAGAGGCCATAGCACCGGCAGCAACTCCCCAAAGGATGACGACTTGGCCCTGCCGTTTCTCTCGTCTGACGAAGGCGCGTCTGGCAGCGGTATTGTCTTGGAGCAGGCCAAAAGGAGCTTATCTATGATGCTGGAGAGGCCTGTCCACACGGTTCACGTCTACTGGAGGAAGTTCGATGATAGGTTCATGAGGCCAATCTTTGGTGGACCGCAGTCATACTGA
- the LOC8072860 gene encoding ADP,ATP carrier protein 1, mitochondrial: MAERRSNGGFASQSSHLAAMMRGSYAPQSLWRPSSTSMPMPVGGAAVVASAPAEKNKKSFAADFLLGGVSSSVSKTVAAPIERVKMLLQNQDELIRTGRLSEPYRGIGDCFGRTVRDEGVLSLWRGNTTNVIRYFPTQALNFAFKDYFKSLFNFNRDRDGYWRWFAGNIVSGSAAGATSLLFVYSLDYARTRLTNDYKAAAAMGKGGERQFTGLVDVYRKTLRSDGVAGLYRGFNVSVVGIVVYRGLYFGMYDSFKPVLLTGKLQDNFFASLALGWMITNGANLASYPLDTVRRRMMMTSGEAVKYKSSMDAFAQIVRNEGPRSLFKGAGANVLRAIAGAGALAGYDQLQLIFFGKKYGSGGA; this comes from the coding sequence atggcggagcggcggagcAATGGCGGCTTCGCGTCCCAAAGCAGCCATTTGGCGGCGATGATGAGAGGAAGCTACGCGCCCCAGAGCctctggcgcccgtcgtcgacgtCGATGCCGATGCCGGTCGGTGGTGCAGCGGTTGTGGCCTCGGCGCCCGccgagaagaacaagaagagctTCGCCGCCGACTTCCTGCTGGGCGGGGTGTCGTCGTCGGTGTCCAAGACGGTGGCGGCGCCGATCGAGCGCGTGAAGATGCTGCTGCAGAACCAGGACGAGCTGATCCGCACCGGCAGGCTGTCGGAGCCGTACAGGGGCATCGGCGACTGCTTCGGCCGCACCGTCCGGGACGAGGGCGTCCTGTCGCTGTGGCGCGGCAACACCACCAACGTCATCCGCTACTTCCCCACGCAGGCGCTCAACTTCGCGTTCAAGGACTACTTCAAGTCCCTCTTCAACTTCAACCGGGACAGGGACGGGTACTGGCGGTGGTTCGCCGGGAACATCGTCTCGGGGAGCGCCGCCGGGGCCACGTCGCTGCTCTTCGTCTACTCCCTCGACTACGCCAGGACGCGTCTCACCAACGACTacaaggcggcggcggccatgggcaAGGGCGGCGAGAGGCAGTTCACGGGGCTCGTCGACGTCTACCGGAAGACGCTCCGGTCCGATGGCGTCGCCGGGCTGTACCGAGGGTTCAACGTCTCGGTGGTCGGGATCGTCGTCTACCGGGGCCTCTACTTCGGCATGTACGACTCCTTCAAGCCGGTGCTGCTCACGGGGAAGCTGCAGGACAACTTCTTCGCGAGCTTGGCGCTCGGCTGGATGATCACCAATGGCGCCAACCTCGCCTCGTACCCGCTCGACACTGTCcggagaaggatgatgatgacctcGGGGGAGGCCGTCAAGTACAAGAGCTCCATGGACGCCTTCGCCCAGATCGTCAGGAACGAGGGACCCAGGTCGCTCTTCAAAGGCGCCGGCGCCAACGTCCTACGCGCCATCGCCGGCGCTGGCGCGCTTGCCGGCTACGACCAGCTGCAGCTCATCTTCTTCGGCAAGAAGTACGGCTCAGGTGGCGCCTAA